Proteins found in one uncultured Desulfuromonas sp. genomic segment:
- a CDS encoding DUF2062 domain-containing protein yields MWRSRLRQAVTRAFSQGLSTRKIALSISVGLMMGTMPLVWGSCVVCLAVGWWWRLSHPLIQLVNYLLYPVQIALFFPFFYWGGRLFGNPTTLNREFVAQLFETPLAGLEQLWLVNLQALALWGGINLALFPLSYMVTLALLHRFLPGSV; encoded by the coding sequence ATGTGGCGCTCCCGGCTGCGTCAAGCCGTTACCCGCGCCTTCAGTCAGGGGCTGAGTACCCGTAAAATTGCTTTGAGCATCAGTGTCGGACTGATGATGGGCACCATGCCGCTGGTGTGGGGCAGTTGTGTGGTCTGTCTGGCTGTGGGGTGGTGGTGGCGTTTGAGCCACCCTTTGATTCAGTTGGTGAATTATCTGTTATACCCGGTGCAGATAGCGCTGTTTTTTCCGTTCTTTTACTGGGGCGGACGGTTGTTCGGCAACCCGACGACGCTCAATCGTGAATTTGTGGCTCAGTTATTCGAAACACCGCTGGCTGGCCTGGAACAACTGTGGCTGGTTAATTTGCAGGCTCTGGCTTTGTGGGGTGGTATTAACCTGGCGTTGTTTCCGCTCAGTTACATGGTAACGTTGGCGCTTTTACATCGCTTTTTGCCTGGTTCAGTGTGA
- a CDS encoding prolipoprotein diacylglyceryl transferase family protein yields MENLLFLIALTVICGALLYLGCRYLPAERWQVLAAVPVKTEGTGSWHGFNLTWYGLLTANAYVMALLMLIILLRSVAIELAPLLILAILLLGLCVPASRWVAKVVEGKAHTFTVGGAVFVGIVAAPWLIFLINLSGETPRLPMLATLAALGIAYAMGEGLGRLACISFGCCYGKPLSDCSAPLRKVFQRFHFVFHGENKKISYASGLQGQPVVPIQAITAILYVAVAVIGSALFLLGHYSWAFMLTAVVTQGWRVFSEVLRADYRGNQRFSAYQWMGGVGMAYVVAVAWLVPGGATLTAHIGAGLASLWSPLVVLSLQAVWVVIFWYTGKSTVTGATMSFFVHDERI; encoded by the coding sequence ATGGAAAACCTGTTGTTTCTTATTGCCCTGACAGTGATCTGCGGGGCTTTGTTGTATCTGGGGTGCCGTTATCTTCCCGCAGAGCGCTGGCAGGTGCTGGCCGCAGTGCCGGTTAAGACCGAAGGGACCGGATCATGGCACGGCTTCAACCTGACCTGGTATGGATTGTTGACGGCCAATGCCTACGTGATGGCGCTGTTGATGCTCATTATTTTGCTGCGTTCCGTGGCCATTGAACTGGCACCATTGCTGATTTTGGCCATCCTGTTGCTGGGCCTGTGTGTGCCGGCATCGCGCTGGGTGGCCAAAGTTGTTGAAGGGAAAGCCCATACTTTCACCGTCGGCGGAGCGGTCTTCGTCGGCATTGTTGCAGCGCCGTGGTTGATCTTTCTGATTAACCTGAGTGGCGAAACACCCCGTTTACCGATGCTGGCGACATTGGCAGCCCTTGGCATTGCCTATGCTATGGGGGAAGGATTGGGACGCTTGGCGTGTATCAGTTTTGGCTGTTGCTATGGTAAGCCACTGAGTGATTGCTCCGCACCGTTACGCAAAGTTTTTCAGCGGTTCCATTTTGTCTTTCACGGTGAAAACAAGAAGATCTCCTACGCCAGTGGTTTGCAGGGCCAGCCGGTGGTGCCGATCCAGGCGATCACCGCTATTCTCTACGTTGCCGTCGCGGTGATCGGCAGCGCTTTGTTTTTATTGGGGCACTATTCGTGGGCGTTTATGCTGACAGCCGTGGTCACTCAGGGCTGGAGGGTCTTTTCTGAAGTATTGCGCGCTGATTATCGCGGTAATCAGCGCTTCAGCGCTTATCAGTGGATGGGGGGTGTCGGCATGGCCTACGTGGTGGCTGTGGCCTGGCTGGTTCCTGGCGGTGCGACGCTGACGGCCCATATTGGTGCTGGGTTGGCATCGTTGTGGAGTCCTTTGGTGGTGCTGTCGTTGCAGGCGGTGTGGGTGGTTATCTTCTGGTACACCGGCAAAAGTACTGTAACTGGGGCAACGATGAGTTTCTTCGTGCATGATGAGCGGATTTAA
- a CDS encoding EAL domain-containing protein, with the protein MTLSIRAKTFLGILMTLVILTCVFVFSLKLFNEKNIDRAETQFGNEALLRVENLLQEKENNLVNIAHSISVLDPFWHGVQGNNDNTLPLAFFDTLPVDFVLIVDSAQTPVFQQAFHALDGYNGDLFAYVSEQVSLATRQEQHGLVRFEDQPLLLVTRPIVYGDDDTSSVATVAVGLLLADAFWQRVNNELQMHAGMTLAEEAPSSCPDVSYNCLKKSLSDLHGHDTFVLRSGSFRFMREFSRHNLWAFFGLFAFASVVMVFITQMILDVLVLSRLVQLDQGLEKIGRTPTPDQAMVIEVDGDDEVAVIGNTINEMLERLHVGDQIRFQQEKRFSDMIEHSGLVVIGIDHTSSIILFNQAAEKATGYAREDVLQENFFNLFTSPATAEQLSGYIAKAMAQGEFTGDFHAPLKMRDGRVRQFLWDAIFEYDECGQIDNFIGFGRDVTESLAAERRLKLITKVFENAAEAIIVTDRRNQIIEVNQAFISITGYSRGEVLGQNPRLLQSDHHDGAFFAQMWKQLIDTGHWEGEVWNRRKDGETYVSWVAIDTIRDHDGSIKNFFSISSDISQIKEAERQLHQLAYFDALTGLPNRLSFSRQLEEYLTTCDEACNLAVMALDLNAFKLINESLGPVLADKLLQMFAERLTVCSHDNAFVARIGGDEFAFILRKQRVRSLLDELFECVESPFVIGAQRISLTTSVGIAVAPDDGETVSELLKNANIALYSIKDIRRNSFSYYEQEMSDRVVERMNLAEMLREALDNEEFELYYQPKIRLKDGMIVGAEALLRWHSRDGMVPPDRFIPIAEQTGLILPIGEWVLRQACQQAQLWRQVHPDFHVGVNLSPAQFDLDYLPRLVNDILEESHLPAEALELEITEGMIIENIDDTVQILQSLRELGVEISIDDFGTGYSSLSYLTRLPLDILKIDRSFMFEVPDSRDSTNVVLSILALARSLNLKVTAEGVETEEHVTLLHDHHCTYIQGYFSSRPLPVADFEKFMHRRQCRCVNCEGITWFSPVETSVDQA; encoded by the coding sequence ATGACGTTGTCGATACGTGCCAAAACGTTTCTCGGAATTCTGATGACCCTGGTGATTCTCACCTGCGTGTTTGTCTTCAGTCTGAAGCTGTTCAATGAAAAGAACATCGATAGGGCGGAAACTCAGTTTGGCAACGAAGCCCTGCTGCGGGTGGAAAATCTGTTGCAGGAAAAAGAAAATAATCTGGTTAACATCGCCCATTCCATTTCCGTTCTCGATCCGTTTTGGCATGGTGTCCAAGGCAATAATGACAACACTCTGCCCTTGGCTTTTTTTGACACGCTGCCCGTTGATTTTGTCCTGATTGTCGATTCTGCTCAAACCCCTGTGTTTCAACAAGCCTTTCATGCGCTTGATGGCTACAATGGCGACCTTTTTGCTTATGTTTCAGAGCAGGTTTCTCTGGCGACACGGCAGGAACAACATGGTCTTGTTCGTTTTGAAGATCAACCGCTGCTGCTGGTGACACGTCCCATAGTTTATGGTGACGATGACACATCTTCCGTGGCGACGGTGGCTGTTGGTCTGCTGTTGGCAGATGCGTTCTGGCAACGGGTTAACAATGAGCTGCAGATGCACGCCGGGATGACCCTGGCTGAAGAGGCTCCGAGTTCGTGTCCCGATGTGTCTTACAACTGCCTGAAAAAATCACTCAGCGATCTTCATGGTCACGACACCTTTGTTCTGCGCTCGGGGAGCTTCCGTTTTATGCGTGAGTTCAGCCGGCACAACTTGTGGGCTTTTTTCGGTCTGTTTGCTTTTGCCAGCGTCGTTATGGTGTTCATCACTCAGATGATCCTTGATGTGCTGGTTCTCTCCCGTCTGGTGCAACTTGATCAGGGGTTGGAGAAAATCGGTCGAACCCCGACACCGGATCAGGCCATGGTTATTGAGGTTGATGGCGACGATGAAGTTGCTGTGATCGGCAATACGATCAATGAGATGCTTGAACGTCTGCATGTTGGTGATCAAATTCGCTTTCAGCAGGAAAAGCGCTTTTCCGACATGATTGAACACTCCGGTCTGGTGGTGATTGGTATTGATCACACCTCAAGCATTATTCTGTTTAACCAGGCCGCGGAAAAAGCCACCGGCTATGCACGGGAAGATGTCCTCCAGGAAAATTTTTTCAATCTGTTTACGTCACCGGCCACGGCGGAACAGCTCAGCGGTTATATTGCCAAAGCCATGGCCCAAGGTGAATTTACCGGTGATTTCCATGCGCCGCTGAAAATGCGTGACGGCAGGGTGCGACAGTTTTTATGGGATGCCATCTTCGAATACGATGAATGTGGTCAGATCGATAATTTCATCGGCTTTGGTCGTGATGTGACTGAATCTCTGGCGGCTGAGCGGCGCCTGAAGTTGATCACCAAGGTGTTTGAAAATGCCGCTGAAGCGATCATTGTCACTGATCGGCGTAATCAGATCATTGAAGTCAACCAGGCGTTTATATCCATCACTGGTTACTCACGTGGTGAAGTCCTTGGGCAGAATCCGCGATTGTTACAGTCTGATCATCATGACGGTGCGTTTTTCGCTCAGATGTGGAAACAACTTATCGATACGGGCCACTGGGAAGGGGAGGTGTGGAACCGCCGCAAAGACGGTGAAACGTACGTTTCCTGGGTGGCCATTGACACCATTCGTGATCACGATGGTTCGATCAAAAACTTCTTCTCTATTTCGTCCGATATCAGTCAAATCAAAGAAGCCGAACGCCAGTTGCACCAGCTGGCCTATTTCGACGCGTTGACCGGTCTGCCAAATCGGCTTTCTTTTTCGCGTCAGCTCGAAGAGTATCTGACAACCTGCGACGAAGCCTGCAACCTGGCGGTGATGGCACTCGATCTCAATGCCTTCAAGCTGATCAATGAGTCGCTTGGCCCGGTGCTGGCTGATAAGTTGCTGCAGATGTTTGCCGAACGCCTGACAGTGTGCAGTCATGACAATGCCTTTGTTGCCCGGATTGGTGGTGACGAATTTGCTTTTATTCTGCGCAAACAGCGGGTCAGATCGTTATTGGATGAACTGTTTGAGTGCGTTGAGTCGCCCTTTGTCATCGGCGCACAACGGATCAGCCTGACCACCAGTGTCGGGATTGCCGTGGCTCCCGATGATGGCGAAACGGTGTCCGAATTGCTCAAGAATGCCAATATCGCTCTCTACTCGATCAAGGATATTCGACGGAACAGTTTCAGTTATTATGAGCAGGAGATGAGCGATCGGGTGGTTGAGCGGATGAACCTGGCCGAAATGTTGCGCGAGGCGTTAGACAATGAAGAATTTGAGCTCTACTACCAACCTAAAATAAGACTCAAAGACGGCATGATTGTCGGCGCTGAAGCACTGCTGCGCTGGCATAGCCGTGATGGCATGGTACCTCCGGATCGCTTTATCCCCATTGCCGAGCAGACCGGGCTGATTCTGCCTATTGGTGAATGGGTGCTGCGCCAGGCTTGTCAACAGGCTCAGCTCTGGCGGCAGGTCCATCCTGATTTCCATGTGGGCGTCAACCTGTCTCCCGCCCAATTTGATCTCGATTACCTGCCGCGCTTGGTCAACGATATTCTCGAGGAATCACACTTGCCCGCCGAAGCGCTTGAGCTGGAGATCACGGAGGGCATGATTATTGAGAATATCGATGATACGGTGCAGATTCTCCAATCGTTGCGCGAACTGGGAGTTGAAATCTCCATCGACGATTTCGGCACCGGCTATTCGTCGTTAAGTTATTTGACCCGTCTTCCCCTTGATATTCTCAAAATCGACCGTTCCTTTATGTTTGAAGTGCCGGACTCGCGCGACAGCACCAATGTTGTCCTGTCGATTCTGGCCCTGGCACGCAGCCTGAATCTCAAGGTGACTGCGGAGGGTGTTGAGACGGAAGAGCATGTCACTTTACTTCACGATCATCACTGTACGTACATCCAGGGCTACTTCAGCAGCCGGCCATTGCCGGTGGCTGACTTTGAAAAATTTATGCATCGTCGTCAATGCCGTTGCGTCAATTGTGAGGGGATCACCTGGTTTTCGCCGGTCGAGACATCGGTAGATCAAGCATAA
- a CDS encoding phosphatidylserine decarboxylase — protein MKATHQYIERASGQVCDETLYADRLVRWMYHPLREYAPMMFNALTGPRVSSWLGTINYDLDRVSRASGQDAFLEKCGVDLSECLDDPATLNTPRKIFERKIRYWQCRPMENMVESVVSTADARLVVGSLVETDTLFLKDKFFSLVELLGSDKPAWLQRFDQGDFAVLRLTPDKYHFNHVPVSGEIRDIYELEGRYHACNPGAVVAEVTPYSKNRRLVTIIDTDVNGGSQVGLVAMIEVVALMIGDIHSCYSSNPQGYEPVIEQRIGVRLERGQPKSLFRPGSSTDVLLFEPGRIRFCPDLLENQQRQGISSRFSLGFGRPLVETDVPVRSTIALSRVATSARQGDV, from the coding sequence ATGAAAGCGACACACCAGTATATCGAGCGAGCTAGTGGTCAGGTTTGTGACGAAACCCTGTATGCGGACCGTCTGGTGCGCTGGATGTACCACCCGTTACGCGAATATGCACCGATGATGTTTAATGCCCTGACCGGGCCGCGCGTATCTTCGTGGCTTGGCACCATCAATTATGATCTTGACCGGGTCAGCCGAGCCAGTGGCCAGGATGCCTTTCTCGAAAAATGCGGCGTCGATCTCAGTGAGTGTCTTGATGATCCGGCAACCCTGAACACACCACGGAAAATTTTTGAACGCAAAATCCGTTATTGGCAATGCCGTCCCATGGAAAATATGGTCGAAAGCGTCGTTTCTACTGCGGATGCGCGCCTCGTGGTTGGTTCATTGGTTGAGACCGATACCTTGTTCCTCAAAGATAAATTCTTTTCCCTCGTCGAGTTGCTTGGCTCTGACAAACCTGCCTGGTTGCAGCGCTTTGACCAAGGGGATTTTGCCGTGTTGCGCCTGACTCCAGACAAATATCACTTCAATCATGTTCCGGTCAGCGGTGAGATTCGCGACATTTATGAACTCGAAGGCCGTTATCATGCCTGTAATCCCGGTGCTGTCGTGGCTGAAGTCACTCCGTATTCTAAAAATCGACGTCTGGTCACCATTATCGATACCGATGTCAACGGGGGCAGTCAGGTCGGTCTTGTCGCCATGATTGAAGTGGTGGCATTGATGATTGGTGATATCCACTCCTGTTACAGTAGCAACCCCCAAGGCTACGAACCGGTCATAGAGCAGCGCATCGGCGTGCGCCTGGAGCGTGGCCAGCCCAAAAGCCTTTTTCGCCCCGGCAGTAGTACCGATGTGCTGTTGTTCGAGCCGGGACGGATCCGTTTTTGCCCTGATCTTCTGGAAAACCAGCAACGTCAGGGCATCAGCAGCCGGTTCAGCCTCGGTTTCGGCCGACCTCTGGTGGAAACCGATGTGCCGGTGCGATCGACCATTGCCTTATCACGGGTTGCCACGTCAGCCCGACAAGGAGACGTATGA